A region of Parabacteroides pacaensis DNA encodes the following proteins:
- a CDS encoding DNA N-6-adenine-methyltransferase, which yields MNVNFQTANKGGKAATTEWYTPQYIIESLGGKFDLDPCAPAILWYTAHKCYTKEIDGLSQKWEGRVFLNPPYENPVVKHFVRRLADHNNGIALLYARCDNKMFFEDIFNRATSIKFLRDRIYFIRPDGTKGDRPGCGSVLISYGKECDEILQNCSLPGKYIQLINS from the coding sequence ATGAATGTAAATTTTCAAACAGCAAATAAAGGCGGAAAGGCAGCTACAACAGAGTGGTACACCCCTCAATATATTATAGAATCTTTAGGAGGGAAATTTGATTTAGATCCATGCGCCCCCGCTATATTGTGGTATACAGCGCATAAGTGCTATACTAAGGAGATTGACGGATTATCTCAAAAATGGGAAGGTAGAGTATTTCTTAACCCTCCTTATGAAAATCCGGTAGTGAAACATTTTGTTCGTCGGTTGGCTGATCATAACAACGGGATTGCCCTTTTATATGCCAGATGTGATAATAAAATGTTCTTTGAAGATATCTTTAACCGGGCAACCTCTATCAAATTTCTTCGTGATCGTATTTATTTTATCCGTCCTGACGGGACAAAGGGTGATCGGCCGGGGTGTGGCTCCGTTTTAATATCCTACGGTAAAGAGTGTGACGAAATCCTCCAAAATTGCAGCTTACCGGGGAAATATATTCAATTGATTAATAGTTGA